Proteins from a single region of Bdellovibrio bacteriovorus HD100:
- a CDS encoding SPOR domain-containing protein, which yields MSSKTDVMVKLALVFFISLLSFSIGTFVGKKYSDNQHQLAALEPQKSSHTQEREVASVPEHGTSEGKVGAMTDEEIAKLAEEFVADEATPATTENEATPAHGEHAAPAGHHGEIAETKVESKEPKVETHKPNSTKGDKTPVTQHNEPSEAAKNVAAGKAPTTLEAAEKKVSSKEDRLPSSLPKDVAQFAVGKFTVQVASYADEAEAQKMASDLKNKGYSAFYIPANIKGKQWFRVSVGQFATQKEAQAYRNDLLSKAKVSSAIVQKITE from the coding sequence ATGAGTTCTAAAACGGATGTGATGGTGAAACTAGCTTTAGTTTTCTTTATTTCTTTGCTGTCTTTCTCTATCGGCACATTTGTAGGCAAGAAGTACAGTGACAATCAACATCAGCTGGCGGCTTTGGAACCACAAAAATCCTCTCACACCCAAGAGCGTGAAGTCGCTTCTGTTCCTGAACACGGGACTTCCGAAGGCAAAGTAGGCGCGATGACAGATGAAGAAATCGCGAAACTGGCTGAAGAATTCGTGGCTGATGAAGCAACTCCGGCGACAACTGAAAATGAAGCCACACCTGCTCACGGTGAACACGCGGCTCCTGCCGGTCACCACGGTGAAATCGCTGAAACCAAAGTTGAATCCAAAGAACCTAAAGTTGAAACTCACAAACCGAATTCAACCAAAGGTGACAAAACCCCAGTAACCCAGCACAACGAACCTTCTGAAGCTGCGAAAAACGTAGCGGCAGGCAAAGCACCAACAACGTTGGAAGCTGCTGAGAAGAAAGTATCGTCCAAAGAGGACCGTCTGCCTTCTTCCCTTCCAAAAGATGTGGCGCAGTTCGCGGTGGGCAAATTCACTGTGCAAGTGGCGTCTTATGCTGATGAAGCCGAAGCTCAGAAAATGGCTTCGGACCTGAAGAACAAAGGTTACAGCGCGTTCTATATCCCGGCAAACATCAAAGGCAAACAGTGGTTCCGCGTCAGTGTTGGCCAGTTTGCGACTCAGAAGGAAGCGCAAGCTTACCGCAATGATCTGCTGAGCAAAGCCAAAGTCAGCTCTGCGATCGTGCAAAAGATCACTGAGTAA
- a CDS encoding inositol monophosphatase family protein: protein MENSVKSRDWKQVLGQAIEAVNLGRQVLLNYFGNLEHVEEKFQAGLVSEADKESERVIAEHLRKNFPEIEFLGEETFAASHGTGTKVAWSKAGANGRWILDPLDGTTNYVHRFPIFCISLGLEIDGQIQLAVIDVPMLNETYTAIRGQGAFVNGKPLRVSKNTELKKGLLATGFVSEHEHVISEQLRIFDEMVRKCRGVRRPGAAAYDLAQVARGVFDGYWERNIQPWDAAAGILLVEEAGGVVQTYRGEAYTPYKNSIVAGNADMVTEIQKVLVPRLSVGTD, encoded by the coding sequence GTGGAAAACAGCGTAAAATCAAGGGATTGGAAGCAGGTCTTAGGTCAAGCTATTGAAGCTGTCAACCTCGGGCGCCAAGTGCTTCTCAATTATTTCGGTAACTTAGAGCACGTCGAGGAAAAGTTCCAAGCGGGCCTTGTCAGCGAAGCCGACAAAGAATCAGAAAGAGTCATTGCAGAGCATCTTAGGAAAAATTTTCCGGAAATTGAATTTTTGGGCGAAGAAACTTTCGCCGCTTCCCACGGAACCGGGACAAAGGTCGCGTGGAGCAAGGCCGGCGCAAACGGGCGCTGGATCTTGGATCCACTGGATGGGACCACGAACTATGTACATCGTTTCCCGATTTTCTGCATCAGCTTGGGTTTGGAAATTGACGGTCAGATTCAGCTCGCAGTGATTGATGTGCCGATGTTGAATGAAACATACACCGCGATTCGCGGTCAGGGCGCATTCGTTAATGGCAAGCCTTTGCGAGTCAGCAAGAACACAGAACTGAAGAAAGGTCTGCTGGCCACGGGTTTTGTGTCCGAGCATGAACATGTGATTTCCGAACAGCTAAGAATCTTTGATGAGATGGTTCGCAAGTGCCGGGGTGTGCGCCGTCCTGGTGCCGCCGCTTATGATCTGGCGCAAGTGGCGCGCGGGGTGTTTGACGGTTATTGGGAACGCAACATCCAGCCGTGGGATGCTGCTGCAGGTATTCTTCTTGTCGAGGAAGCAGGCGGCGTTGTGCAGACATATCGTGGAGAAGCCTACACACCGTACAAGAACTCCATCGTGGCCGGGAATGCTGATATGGTCACAGAGATTCAAAAGGTCCTCGTGCCTCGCCTGAGCGTAGGCACGGACTAG